In Marinobacter salinisoli, the DNA window AAATCGGCGTGGCCAAGCTGCTCATAAAGGCTGTCGTGGCCATGGACAGCAACAAAGTCAGGGTCGTCGTTACGCGGTGTGCGGGCGATACCGTGGGCGGTCATGCCAATAGCGGTGACCAGTCGGCCGATCTGGCGGCCAATGGAGCCCGCGCCAACCACCAGTACCTGGTTGCCCTGGGCCCTTTCGGTATCCCGATGTTTCCAATGGTGCCGCGTTTGCAGACGGAAAGAGCCGGGGAAATCCTTGGCGAACATCAGGATCGTGCACAGCACATACTCGGCGATGGAACGGTCAAAGATGCCCCGGGCGTTGGTCACCACGACATCGCTGCTGACCAGTTCATCGAACATCAGGGCATCGACACCGGCGCTGGTGGCATGGATCCAGCGTAACTTATCGGCTGAGCCCCAGGCGGCTTTCAGGGCTTCGGTCCGGAAGTCGGTCACCATCATTATATCGGTGCCGGGCAGGGTGTCCCTGAGCGTCTGTTCGTCGCAGGCAAAGCGAACTTCGGCACGGGATCTGACTGCATCCATGCCGGGTGGTTCCTGCTCGCCGGGGGCTGTCAGGACCGTTACGACGGGCTTGCTTGGCTGTGTCATTAAACCTCCACCTGATAATGTGACTGTCGGGCATGCCGCTAGGCTTGAAAACAGTCTGGTCTGCCGGCGCGCTCGGGTCAACTGGCCGTCGCGCCGGCAGATTCTTGTTGTTGGAACCGGCGTTTCCGGAGCAAAAAATCTTTGTGATCTTTTGCCTTGTGTGGCCTTGGCGAACTAGCTACTCTGCATGAAACGGTTCATTTCTGACCTGTATGCAGGAGGTGTTTATGGCAGAGAGTGCTAATCAGGAAACCGGTCAGTCGATACCCCGGAAAGTGAAATATCGGAAGACGAAGGCCAGCTGGAACCCTGCCATGCACTCCAT includes these proteins:
- a CDS encoding D-2-hydroxyacid dehydrogenase translates to MTQPSKPVVTVLTAPGEQEPPGMDAVRSRAEVRFACDEQTLRDTLPGTDIMMVTDFRTEALKAAWGSADKLRWIHATSAGVDALMFDELVSSDVVVTNARGIFDRSIAEYVLCTILMFAKDFPGSFRLQTRHHWKHRDTERAQGNQVLVVGAGSIGRQIGRLVTAIGMTAHGIARTPRNDDPDFVAVHGHDSLYEQLGHADFVVIAAPLTPQTEGLFDAKAFRAMKSTARLINIGRGPIVKTDDLILALRNGDIAGAGLDVFEKEPLPEDHPLWDMENVIMTAHMAGDFIGWKRALTDQFLENFDRWHSGLELFNGVDKTLGYAGSPTTPA